The sequence below is a genomic window from Flavobacterium lipolyticum.
GCAGCAACTTCTTGTGGCAACGGAATTTGATTTTTAAGTAAATCTTCGAAAGTTTCGTGAGCACGAATCAGGATTCCCTGACCGTTCATCCATAAAACTTCGGCTGGTTTGTATCTTGAATTGTAGTTCGAAGACATGGAGAAGCAATAAGCTCCTGCATTTCTGAACGCTAAGATATCACCTTCTGTAATCTCTGAAATTCTGCGGTTATTGGCAAAAGTATCCGTTTCGCAGATGTAACCTACTACCGAGTAAAAACGCTCTTTTCCTTTTGGGTTGGAGATGTTTTCAATATGGTGCTGTGAACCGTAAAACATTGGACGGATTAAGTGGTTGAAACCACTGTCAACCCCTGCGAAAACTGTCGAAGTGGTTTGTTTTACTACGTTTACTTTGGCTAAGAAGAAACCAGCTTCGCTCACCAGGAATTTTCCGGGTTCGAAAATCAACGTTAAATCTCTACCGTATTCTGTACAGAAAGAATTGAATCTTTTAGATAATTTTTTACCTAATTCTTCAATATCCGTTTCGATATCGTCTTTTTTGTAAGGCACTTTGAATCCGCTTCCGAAATCTAAGAATTGTAATTCTTTGAAATGTTTAGCCGTATCAAATAAGATTTCAGCGGCATACAAGAATACTTCGATATCTAAAATATCCGATCCTGTGTGCATGTGAATCCCCACAATATGCATTTTTGTATTTTCAACAATACGCAAAATATGCGGTATCTGGTGAACAGAGATTCCGAATTTACTATCGATATGTCCAACGGAAATATTGGCATTTCCACCCGCCATTACGTGTGGATTGATACGAATGCATACCGGTATATTAGGATGTTTGGTTCCGAATTGCTCTAAAATAGATAAATTGTCAATGTTGATCTGTACACCCATTGCGGCTACTTCTTCGATTTCTTCTAAAGAAACTCCGTTTGGTGTAAAGAAAATTTTGTCAGGATCATAGCCGGCATGAAGGCCTAATTGAACCTCCTGAATCGATACCGTATCTAAGCCAGATCCCATGTTCTTTAATAGCTGAAGAATGGCAACGTTAGACAATGCCTTCATGGCATAATTAACTCTTAAGTTTTCTACCTTAGAGAAAGCTTTAGTTAACCTGTTGTACTGAGATTGGATTTTTTCGGCATCATATACATATAATGGACTTCCAAATTGGTCTGCTAACTGCAGTAAATCTTTTGCTTGCATCTGTAAACTATTTTCAGCAAACTTATTACTCTTTTGCCGATTGACAAATTTTAAATTGAAAAATAACAAATTGTAACAAATTGTTATAAAATAAACATTTAAAGTTTTTTTAACTTTTAGTGGTTTCTAATTCTTATTTAGAGTTAATAAAAATTATATTTGCCCCAAAATTACACTATTAGAGATTATTTATGAAAAAGATTATTACATTTTACCTGATTATCCTTACAACTTCGGTAGGATTTGCTCAGGAGAAATCAAAAGACAGTTTACAGACTAATAATTTAGAGGATATTATTGTAACGGCAAGCCGAAAAAAAGAGAGTATAAAAGAGGTTGTTTCTTCTATTACGATTGTTGGTGCTAAAAAAATCCAAAGTCAGACCTTGGTAAATTCGAATATCGGTAATATTTTGCAATATACAGTTCCGGGTTTAGCGACCGCAAGTAACCAAACTTCAAATTTCGGTCAGACTTTAAGA
It includes:
- the lysA gene encoding diaminopimelate decarboxylase codes for the protein MLFFNLKFVNRQKSNKFAENSLQMQAKDLLQLADQFGSPLYVYDAEKIQSQYNRLTKAFSKVENLRVNYAMKALSNVAILQLLKNMGSGLDTVSIQEVQLGLHAGYDPDKIFFTPNGVSLEEIEEVAAMGVQINIDNLSILEQFGTKHPNIPVCIRINPHVMAGGNANISVGHIDSKFGISVHQIPHILRIVENTKMHIVGIHMHTGSDILDIEVFLYAAEILFDTAKHFKELQFLDFGSGFKVPYKKDDIETDIEELGKKLSKRFNSFCTEYGRDLTLIFEPGKFLVSEAGFFLAKVNVVKQTTSTVFAGVDSGFNHLIRPMFYGSQHHIENISNPKGKERFYSVVGYICETDTFANNRRISEITEGDILAFRNAGAYCFSMSSNYNSRYKPAEVLWMNGQGILIRAHETFEDLLKNQIPLPQEVAATV